Proteins encoded within one genomic window of Phototrophicus methaneseepsis:
- the pdxT gene encoding pyridoxal 5'-phosphate synthase glutaminase subunit PdxT, which produces MKIGVLALQGAFIEHQKSLIALGAETRQVRLPSDLEGLDGLIIPGGESTTIGKLATAYGLIEPLRQFATDKPTWGTCAGLIFLAKNIGIDSQPILGLMDITVNRNAFGRQIDSFEVDLPIKGLGEDPFHAVFIRAPSVTAVQGDVDVLSRLPDETIVAVREGHLLGTAFHPELTSDLRLHRYFYDMVEQNLP; this is translated from the coding sequence ATGAAAATTGGCGTATTAGCGCTGCAAGGCGCATTCATTGAGCATCAGAAATCTTTAATAGCTCTCGGTGCAGAGACGCGCCAGGTTCGCCTGCCGAGCGACCTGGAAGGTCTGGATGGTTTGATTATCCCAGGTGGTGAAAGTACGACGATTGGTAAATTGGCGACAGCTTATGGGCTGATTGAGCCGCTGCGCCAGTTTGCTACAGACAAACCAACCTGGGGCACCTGTGCTGGCCTGATCTTCCTGGCGAAGAATATCGGTATTGACAGCCAGCCAATCCTGGGTTTGATGGATATAACGGTTAACCGGAATGCCTTTGGACGGCAAATTGATAGCTTTGAGGTTGATTTGCCTATTAAAGGACTTGGCGAAGACCCCTTCCATGCGGTATTTATACGTGCGCCAAGTGTGACGGCAGTCCAGGGCGATGTAGATGTACTCTCGCGGCTGCCTGATGAGACCATTGTGGCTGTCCGGGAAGGGCATTTGTTAGGGACGGCTTTTCATCCAGAATTAACGTCCGATCTGCGTTTACATCGTTACTTTTATGATATGGTAGAACAAAATCTACCATAA
- a CDS encoding FAD-binding oxidoreductase: MTTATYTAMTPAILDNLTAIVGEANLSTAAADIDLHAHDEGPHEAHPAEVVVWATSSQQVADVLKLANEHHIPVTPWGVGTGLEGNSIPVQGGILLSMERMNQIIEVHMEDFQVTVQAGMPYMDMNEQLARYGLFFPPDPGANATVGGMLANNAAGIRTVKYGASKDNVLKMKVALADGRLITVGSRSIKQSSGYDLLHLFVGSEGTLGVITEATLKLLPVPEHMVAAIAAFETVEEAIETVVAIRGSGIDVAALEFIDVTNTYAMNQGGADIAPYPTLLMEVHSAHESTMAEDIAIVQELCEEMGAVTFKATSDHAERKKLWHARHIAYETLMRNHPGKRIFIMDVAVPISAYPALIAGAHEAIDAAGIVGYMKGHAGDGNIHIELPFGDEESYLKARDVNDVIIRKALALGGTCTGEHGVGIGKARFMEEEHGESLNVMRDIKSLLDPNGILNPGKIFPEGAH; the protein is encoded by the coding sequence ATGACAACAGCAACCTATACAGCCATGACCCCCGCAATCCTCGACAACTTAACGGCTATCGTTGGTGAAGCCAACCTGAGCACCGCCGCCGCAGATATTGACCTGCACGCCCATGATGAGGGCCCGCACGAGGCCCACCCGGCGGAAGTGGTCGTCTGGGCCACGAGCAGCCAGCAGGTCGCTGATGTACTCAAGCTCGCCAATGAGCACCACATCCCCGTCACGCCCTGGGGCGTTGGCACCGGCTTAGAGGGCAATTCGATCCCTGTACAGGGTGGTATCCTGCTCAGTATGGAGCGTATGAACCAGATCATCGAAGTGCACATGGAAGACTTCCAGGTGACCGTACAGGCGGGTATGCCCTATATGGACATGAATGAGCAGCTCGCTCGTTATGGCCTCTTCTTCCCGCCTGATCCAGGTGCTAATGCAACTGTTGGCGGAATGCTGGCTAATAACGCTGCAGGCATCCGCACCGTGAAATATGGTGCTTCTAAAGATAACGTCCTCAAGATGAAGGTCGCTCTGGCAGATGGTCGCCTGATCACTGTCGGCTCGCGCAGCATTAAGCAGTCCTCTGGCTACGATCTGCTGCACCTGTTCGTCGGCAGCGAAGGCACATTAGGCGTCATTACAGAGGCAACGCTCAAGCTGTTACCCGTGCCGGAACACATGGTCGCGGCGATTGCCGCCTTCGAAACAGTGGAAGAAGCGATTGAAACAGTGGTGGCGATCCGTGGCAGCGGCATTGATGTGGCCGCGCTGGAATTCATCGACGTGACCAACACCTATGCGATGAACCAGGGTGGCGCTGATATTGCCCCTTATCCCACGCTGTTGATGGAAGTGCACAGTGCCCACGAAAGCACCATGGCAGAAGACATCGCCATCGTACAGGAACTCTGCGAGGAAATGGGCGCTGTGACGTTTAAAGCCACCAGTGACCACGCTGAGCGTAAGAAGTTGTGGCATGCCCGCCATATCGCCTACGAAACGCTGATGCGCAACCATCCCGGCAAACGCATCTTCATCATGGATGTGGCCGTGCCTATTAGCGCATACCCCGCCTTGATTGCCGGCGCGCACGAAGCCATTGATGCTGCCGGGATCGTCGGCTACATGAAAGGGCACGCCGGAGATGGCAATATTCACATTGAGTTACCCTTTGGGGATGAAGAAAGCTACCTCAAAGCCAGGGACGTGAACGACGTTATCATTCGCAAAGCGCTCGCCCTGGGCGGTACCTGCACCGGGGAACATGGCGTTGGCATTGGTAAGGCGCGCTTCATGGAAGAAGAACATGGTGAATCCCTCAATGTGATGCGGGATATTAAAAGCCTGCTGGACCCGAACGGTATTCTCAATCCGGGCAAGATATTCCCGGAAGGAGCCCACTAA